Proteins encoded in a region of the Planococcus citri chromosome 1, ihPlaCitr1.1, whole genome shotgun sequence genome:
- the LOC135831174 gene encoding neurogenic protein big brain-like produces MANTNFSALNDKNLEQCVVTFIEKVESMEKDKTQVIKKNLPPAQVEMRTLQLWRSVISECLASFLYVFIVCGAASTAAQAGSLPLTVFITAAASGFTVCVLTYCFQNLSGAHMNPSITVSMMMSQRITLFRGMLFIVAQSGGAIAGAALLYGVSVTPHVGDYNAAVPSLASHMSVWKRLGIEFVLSFLIVFTYRITVDDHRKWFGNSATCMGLAYLATGLVSQPTQNPIRAFGPAFVTNRWDNQWVFWGGPCLGGVAADLVFRVIFITNRRKSRSEMSVDGDSASIHSEADTYDDLGKGRGTAMKIMNPNPYTRQLPTNSGNGHPYNTGFYPMSVCKPQDRSESIYEGSRSLYTRSPPLTRANLSRSQSVYTKTPPAHNYQREQPRPGPLYPAQSMYPMPSSNANPISQNHQNQQRQGTENIYGTKTSSRDIYGKIPGRNESIYGGVVKKHHDSNDNSYNSYISNNTSGSKITPTHMGGRKESYPSSAIPPPPNGHSSYYHHSQPSPNSQLSSQY; encoded by the exons atGGCCAACACAAATTTTAGTGCTTTGAACGACAAGAACTTGGAACAATGTGTGGTTACGTTTATAGAAAAAGTCGAATCTATGGAGAAGGATAAAACTCAAGTGATTAAGAAAAATCTACCTCCAGCTCAAGTTGAAATGAGAACATTGCAGCTTTGGAGATCGGTGATTTCCGAATGTTTGGCATcatttttatacgttttcatCGTTTGTGGAGCTGCTTCGACTGCAGCTCAAGCTGGATCTCTTCCTTTGACTGTGTTCATTACTGCCGCTGCTTCTGGGTTCACTGTCTGTGTGTTGACTTATTGCTTTCAGAATTTATCAG GTGCCCATATGAATCCATCTATTACTGTATCGATGATGATGAGCCAAAGGATAACTCTATTCAGAGGAATGCTGTTCATCGTAGCCCAAAGCGGAGGAGCTATCGCCGGCGCAGCTTTATTATACGG GGTTTCTGTTACACCTCATGTTGGAGATTATAACGCTGCTGTGCCATCTTTAGCCAGTCATATGTCTGTATGGAAGAGATTAGGCATAGAATTCGTGCTCTCATTTCTGATTGTGTTCACTTATCGCATAACTGTAGATGATCATCGTAAATGGTTCGGAAATTCGGCAACCTGCATGGGCTTGGCATATTTAGCTACTGGATTGGTTTCA caaccAACACAAAACCCTATACGTGCTTTTGGACCAGCTTTTGTAACAAACAGATGGGATAATCAATGG GTATTTTGGGGCGGACCGTGTCTTGGTGGTGTAGCAGCTGATTTAGTATTCAGAGTCATATTCATTACAAACCGGCGTAAAAGTAGATCAGAAATGTCTGTTGATGGTG ATTCGGCGAGTATTCATTCGGAAGCTGATACGTACGATGATTTGGGTAAAGGTCGAGGAACTGCTATGAAAATCATGAATCCAAATCCATATACTAGACAGTTACCAACCAATTCAG GCAATGGTCATCCATACAATACAGGCTTCTACCCTATGTCAGTTTGTAAACCACAAGATCGATCTGAATCGATATACGAAGGAAGTCGTTCCCTATACACCAGATCACCTCCACTAACTAGAGCTAATCTAAGCAGATCTCAATCAGTTTACACAAAAACACCTCCTGCTCATAATTATCAACGCGAACAACCTCGTCCGGGTCCTTTATACCCGGCTCAATCAATGTACCCTATGCCGTCCAGTAATGCTAACCCTATCagtcaaaatcatcaaaaccaGCAACGTCAAGGAACTGAGAATATCTACGGTACTAAAACCAGCAGTAGGGATATTTATGGAAAAATACCCGGAAGAAATGAGTCCATATACGGTGGTGTTGTTAAGAAACACCACGATTCTAATGATAATTCGTATAATTCCTATATTAGTAATAATACAAGCGGTTCTAAGATAACTCCGACTCATATGGGTGGTAGAAAAGAATCGTATCCAAGTTCGGCTATTCCACCTCCACCGAATGGTCATAGTTCTTATTACCACCATAGTCAGCCTTCTCCTAATTCGCAGCTGAGCTCGCAGTATTGA
- the Hr83 gene encoding nuclear receptor subfamily 2 group E member 1, with amino-acid sequence MVTYCFIPGRNLPVTVYCRVCGDKSFGKHYGVFCCDGCSCFFKRSIRRKMTYSCITGNGNCVVDKTRRNWCPYCRLQKCFKVNMDVSAVQQERGPRKSKRNLEVMNLKSETNNTERSAFTVVSKTNSRDSSAGSLKYEISMQILISTIKMAKSSELFKFLPHSEQNTILKNVWSQLFLLNMAYWPLDVTQFLNHNEDATILKCIEFCRNLCLDSIELPLLQIIALCRPDLCYYNESKIHVMATQEKNQLTLFHYSTIYSPSRFGQLLLILPALLGPICDIIVENLLRCGNEFSVDRVISSSI; translated from the exons ATGGTGACCTATTGTTTTATTCCAGGGCGTAATTTACCAGTAACAGTGTATTGCAGAGTATGCGGCGATAAATCATTCGGAAAACATTACGGTGTCTTTTGCTGCGATGGATGTTCGTGCTTTTTCAAAAGAAGTATTCGAAGGAAAATGACGTACTCGTGTATCA CTGGAAATGGAAATTGTGTCGTTGATAAGACGAGAAGAAACTGGTGTCCATATTGTCGACTTCAGAAGTGTTTCAAAGTCAACATGGATGTTTCAG CTGTTCAACAAGAAAGGGGGCCTAGGAAATCCAAACGTAATTTGGAAGTGATGAACTTGAAAAGTGAAACGAACAATACGGAAAGAAGTGCGTTCACTGTTGTTTCCAAGACCAACTCGAGGGATTCCAGCGCAG GAAgcttaaaatatgaaatatccATGCAAATTTTGATAAGCACTATTAAAATGGCAAAATCTTccgaattattcaaatttttacctcATTCGGAACAGAATACAATACTGAAGAATGTTTGGTCGCAGTTGTTCCTATTAAACATGGCGTATTGGCCTTTGGATGTAACTCAGTTCCTTAA CCACAACGAAGATGCAACCATCCTGAAATGCATCGAATTCTGCAGAAATCTCTGCCTCGATTCCATAGAGCTTCCTTTACTTCAAATCATCGCCTTGTGTCGTCCAG ATTTGTGTTACTACAACGAAAGTAAAATCCACGTGATGGCAACTCAAGAGAAAAATCAATTAACATTGTTTCACTACTCGACCATTTACTCACCCAGTCGATTTGGCCAACTGTTGTTAATACTGCCCGCCTTATTGGGACCCATTTGCGATATCATTGTGGAAAATTTACTTCGATGTGGGAACGAGTTTTCTGTCGACAGAGTGATTTCTTCTAGTATCTAA
- the LOC135831175 gene encoding UDP-sugar transporter UST74c-like produces the protein MNSHDTSSSKPMEAVQHPHPEPGKPNYVHVDLEAHKTVMKIGTAVFYAISSFFITVINKSVLTSYGFPSFQFLAFGQMVTTVVVLFVAKKIGYIKFPNFHFRIFYQLFPLPFIYVGNMTFGLGSTKELSLPMFTMLRRISIFMTMIGEYFVLKIKPSPSVQISVALMILGAGVAALKDLAFTLHGYTYVLINNLFTASSNIVTKQKLESRSEMGKYGILFYCSIFMLPVCFILLWQTGDLEKIANYPHWLSFPFLVQFSLSCVMGFVLSYSVMLCTQFNSALTTTIIGCLKNILITYLGMFIGGDYVYSFENFVGINISVAGSILYTWVTFRPKKPHPVLAPLKQVTTNI, from the coding sequence ATGAACTCACACGACACGAGCTCCTCTAAACCTATGGAAGCTGTACAGCATCCACATCCAGAACCAGGTAAACCGAACTACGTTCATGTGGATCTGGAAGCTCATAAAACAGTGATGAAGATCGGTACAGCAGTATTCTACGCGATATCTTCGTTCTTCATTACAGTAATCAATAAATCCGTACTGACCAGCTACGGTTTTCCATCTTTTCAGTTCTTAGCTTTCGGTCAAATGGTTACCACCGTTGTGGTTCTTTTCGTTGCTAAGAAAATCGGTTACATCAAGTTcccgaattttcattttagaatatTCTATCAATTATTTCCGTTGCCATTTATCTACGTCGGTAATATGACCTTTGGATTGGGCAGCACGAAAGAACTCAGTTTACCTATGTTCACCATGTTGAGAAGAATATCCATATTCATGACCATGATTGGCGAATACTTCgttctgaaaataaaaccatcacCGTCGGTTCAAATATCGGTCGCTTTGATGATCCTCGGAGCAGGAGTAGCAGCTCTTAAGGATTTGGCGTTCACTTTACACGGTTATACTTACGTTTTAATCAACAATCTGTTTACCGCTAGTTCGAACATCGTTACTAAACAGAAGCTAGAGTCTCGTTCAGAAATGGGCAAATATggtatattattttattgctcGATTTTCATGTTACCTGTTTGTTTCATACTGTTGTGGCAGACTGGAGATTTGGAGAAAATAGCCAATTATCCGCACTGGTTGAGTTTCCCATTTCTTGTACAGTTTTCACTGTCGTGTGTGATGGGATTTGTACTTTCGTATAGTGTGATGTTATGTACTCAGTTTAATTCTGCCCTTACTACCACAATTATCGGGTGTTTGAAAAACATACTTATTACTTATTTAGGCATGTTTATCGGTGGCGATTATGTAtattctttcgaaaatttcgtcGGTATAAATATCAGCGTTGCTGGAAGTATTTTGTATACTTGGGTTACCTTTAGACCGAAAAAACCGCATCCTGTGCTTGCTCCTTTGAAACAGGTTACCACTAATATATGA
- the LOC135831176 gene encoding uncharacterized protein LOC135831176: protein MENTREVVGTSDDGTISYVIVTEDLSENVTRILEEGFYPFECVSIASNVSKNPKAVAELNTLTTECIKEGVSVAAIDNQTNKVIGVSVNKIQVNDPNQEETFFDKFTRENCKEKESAALMNTMVYCDSSINLFQHLKVNKIMELIFICVTPSHRKRGVGVDLVKFDLKLLDKLSQDEDGPKAASALLTSTYSQRIGEKLDFEILLTISYNTFMYDGVKFSNKIDKQHKGIKLAVKKCTAKDDEFVEVCPRI from the exons ATGGAAAATACTCGCGAAGTTGTAGGAACTTCGGATGATGGGACAATATCGTATGTTATTGTAACCGAAGACCTATCAGAAAATGTTACACGAATCCTGGAGGAAGGATTTTATCCATTCGAATGCGTAAGTATCgcttcaaatgtttcaaaaaatccgaAAGCTGTCGCCGAATTGAATACACTTACAACAGAATGTATAAAAGAGGGAGTTTCCGTAGCAGCAATTGATAATCAAACCAACAAAGTGATCGGTGTCTCGGTAAATAAAATACAA GTAAACGATCCGAACCAGGAGGaaacatttttcgataaatttactCGAGAGAATTGTAAAGAGAAGGAATCCGCGGCTTTGATGAATACCATGGTTTAT tgCGACTCTTCTATAAATCTATTTCAACATCTGAAAGTAAACAAAATAATGGAATTGATATTCATCTGTGTAACGCCAAGTCATCGTAAACGAGGAGTTGGAGTTGATTTGGTCAAGTTCGACTTGAAATTACTGGATAAATTATCACAAGATGAAGATGGTCCGAAAGCTGCGTCTGCTCTGTTGACCTCTACTTATTCGCAGCGTATCGGAGagaaattggattttgaaatctTGCTAACTATCAGTTACAATACGTTTATGTACGATGGGGtcaaattttctaataaaattgacaaacagCATAAAGGGATCAAGTTAGCGGTGAAAAAATGCACTGCTAAAGATGACGAATTCGTAGAAGTTTGCcctagaatttga
- the LOC135831177 gene encoding ubiquitin-fold modifier-conjugating enzyme 1: MDESAKKTLSSIPLLKTKAGPRDKDLWPQRLKEEYQALIQYVQNNKSADNDWFRLESNSDGTRWFGKCWYYHNQMKYEFDVEFDIPITFPATAPEIALPELDGKTAKMYRGGKICLSDHFKPLWAKNVPKFGIAHAMALGLGPWLAVEIPDLISKELIKYKESE; the protein is encoded by the exons ATGGATGAATCGGCAAAAAAAACCTTAAGCTCGATACCACTGTTGAAAACAAAAGCCGGTCCTCGGGATAAAGATCTATGGCCTCAGCGATTGAAAGAGGAATATCAAGCTCTAATACAG TACGTTCAAAACAATAAATCAGCTGATAATGACTGGTTTAGGTTAGAATCGAACAGTGATGGAACTAGATGGTTTGGTAAATGCTGGTACTACCATAATCAAATGAAATATGAATTCGATGTCGAGTTCGAT ATTCCAATTACATTTCCTGCTACAGCTCCAGAGATCGCGTTACCGGAACTAGATggaaaaactgccaaaatgtaCAGAGGTGGTAAAATTTGCTTATCTGATCATTTCAAACCGTTATGGGCTAAAAACGTACCTAAATTTGGAATCGCTCATGCAATGGCTCTAGGA CTTGGCCCATGGTTAGCTGTCGAGATCCCAGATTTAATCAGTAAAGAACTAATCAAATATAAAGAAAGCGAATAA